The following are from one region of the Gryllotalpicola protaetiae genome:
- a CDS encoding ABC transporter ATP-binding protein yields the protein MSIPVLSVVGVDFVRDGRAILDHIDLEVERGQHWALIGANGAGKSTLLSLLGAVQHPTRGTVEVLGKRLGRVDLRELRTLIGHVNPRHSLMNPLTARQVVLTGGTGGTELPMRWSPSAAELARADYLLELLGMGALTEARWPNLSQGERGRTLIARALQSDPHVLLLDEPSTGLDIAAREQLLDRIDQLREQHPDLASVLVTHHLEELPASTTHAMLLRDGKVVAQGAADEVLTTALVSETLDYPVTITRTEGRWAVRTRRDPARERRDDALAGEQSVAQA from the coding sequence GTGAGCATCCCCGTCCTGTCCGTCGTCGGCGTCGACTTCGTGAGGGACGGCCGGGCGATCCTCGACCACATCGATCTCGAGGTCGAGCGCGGGCAGCACTGGGCGCTCATCGGAGCGAACGGTGCGGGCAAATCGACGCTGCTGTCGTTGCTCGGCGCGGTGCAGCATCCGACCCGCGGCACCGTCGAGGTTCTCGGCAAGCGGCTCGGGCGCGTCGATCTGCGCGAGCTGCGTACCCTGATCGGCCACGTGAACCCGCGGCATTCGCTGATGAACCCGCTGACCGCGCGCCAGGTCGTGCTCACCGGGGGCACGGGCGGCACCGAGCTGCCGATGCGCTGGTCGCCGAGCGCGGCAGAGCTCGCACGCGCCGACTACCTGCTCGAGCTGCTCGGCATGGGCGCGCTGACCGAGGCGCGCTGGCCGAACCTCTCGCAGGGCGAGCGCGGCCGCACCCTCATCGCCCGCGCGCTGCAGTCCGACCCGCATGTGCTGCTGCTCGACGAGCCCTCGACCGGTCTCGACATCGCGGCGCGCGAGCAGCTGCTCGACCGGATCGACCAGTTGCGCGAGCAGCACCCCGATCTGGCATCCGTTCTCGTCACACACCATCTCGAAGAGCTGCCGGCTTCCACGACGCACGCGATGCTCCTGCGCGACGGCAAGGTCGTCGCGCAGGGCGCCGCCGACGAGGTGCTGACCACCGCGCTCGTCTCGGAGACGCTGGACTATCCCGTCACGATCACGCGCACCGAGGGCCGCTGGGCCGTCAGGACACGCCGCGACCCCGCGCGCGAGCGTCGCGATGACGCGCTCGCCGGCGAGCAGAGCGTCGCGCAGGCATAG